Within the Pseudorasbora parva isolate DD20220531a chromosome 15, ASM2467924v1, whole genome shotgun sequence genome, the region GTAAAGCTTGAACACACCCATGTTTTGGGCATATGAAATGTTGCATATTAGTAAGCTAGGTCATACAGTCCTAAAAAAGGAAGAATGCATCCACCTTTTTCTTTTTGGGGTTAAAAAAGGACATAACATTATGCTATGTGATGATGGTTAGTTAAAggtacaatatgtaagatttttgaattaaaatatcaacacaaaaaaaaaaaatactagaacaatgttatatatttagttgaCTTGTATACTTACATTATCGTGCATATACTGTACTTACAGACAGTGTCCGtgcgtcgcctatcaatgacatcatacccacgCGTTACCTTCgatttccgtttttattttgtagaaaccatggaaacaccaaagacactttaatattatattatgttttttattagacaggtgagcatcTGTTTAGATTCATCAACAGAAAACAGCGCTGCATTACCCCACATACGCATGAccggaagaataataataaaagctaCACTGCTTTCGCTCAAGCGCCCTCGTTCTGCTCCAATGTTCAaccctgcttcatactacagcaatgttaataaatctttaatacaGTACATTAGCTCATtcatgaatatgatttctgcccgagtcccatcggattcttttccaccggctgtaggGTGAAGACAACAACTTCCATGATTCCACAAAATCAAGGCGCCATCAAggtacacctttgttttgaataagtgacctctactggcaaaaatgacatattgtgcctttaaggtTATATTACCGTTATCGCAATCGTGTAATCTAAGTCGAACATGTCCTCAATGTGTAGTACATTTTCAAATGACATCAATACTACAATGCTCCGCAATACTATAGCAAACACAGTTTATCTCCATCTCAATGACATTCCCACTAATGTAGTATATTCAGTGAAAAAGTGGGTTTTCTCAAGCTGTGATTAATGTAAGCTGCTGTAAAGCTGTTTATTTGATGCCAGAATCATGGCAATTTGTCATTGTAAATCTACTAGTGAAAGAAAGCTGGTTAGAGGACGCGGAGTCTAACAGCTGGATGAGGGGGTGATGCACTGAGGGGTAAAACATCCGCAGGAGCTCCCTACTATAAGCAACGGTTGCCATGGCAACGCTGGGGGAAATTAGGTGTTAAAGGAGTATCTTGTTATGCACAAAAGCACCAGTAATTTTGGTTTGTAAGTTAGACAGTAGATATATACAGTCATCAGAGTGTGGAAACATTGCATACTTAAGTGCTTTTTGTAGTATTTTATGACATACCAGTCATCAAAATATACTATAAAACCActagtgtgtgtgcgtgtgcccGTGTTTAAAATGTGTGACTAATGTCCTGTAATATCCGATGGAATatttaatgtcttttttttttttttttttttgcatgtgtcCATTTTAGAAATGCTGCTCCACCAGTTCGGTTTAATATCAGTTAACTGTGGCAGTACCGAATCTTAagttttaaagcagcttgcTTTGTAACACCTTCCCAGCATCTGAAATGTGGGACTGCAGCTTCAGCGCCCTGGGTGGAATTTAGAGACAGAATGATGATTTCAAAGGAAGCTTATTCAGCTGTAACAATCCGATGAGGAATTCAGTCTCAGGTGGTGGTGGAAGTTTGCAGTCGGTCTCTGAGCAAGAGGGGATTTTCCAACCTCTATTTATTTCCTTTAAGCTTCACTGCTTCTAACAAAAAATCATTTGCCCGTGTGCATTCGTAGTTTCAAGGTGtgtttattatgtatatactgtatacatcATATAGATAAATAATTGTAAACGTGGGTTTAATGACAAATAAAAATGCAGCAGTTATACTCATCTATACTAACATTATTTAGATGGATTATATGTTGAAAGCGTCTTCTATGTAGATGCTGAAGgacaatatattgtatattgtaaaatataatgtattggataatatataattatataagagtTACATTTGTTCTGTATTAGAAATAACAGATGCACAGTTCTTCCTTAGTTTTGTAAGATGTCTGAGAGACTCTCCAGGTGGTCTGAAACAGTCGACTGGTATGGGTGAAAATTATGATTATCTGCAGAGCAGCAGTGCTATCATTAACCTGTCAAAGTCATTGTGGTTGGAGTTATTTGAAGTGTCACCATTCAATTGCACAAAATATCACACGGTTATCAAGCTGTGCTCCAAACTTTTGGAGGTCGCTTGTGATATGATATCAGATGTGAGGATTTTCTAGGCCCTGCAGGGAAGGTCCTCAGATTTCAGCTGGTGAATGGGCCTATCACGGAACTCTTCTGGGCTACTGCACCGAAGTCTTTGCAGAGGAGAATGATTGGCCCTCGTCTGGGATACGTAATGTACCAGCGAGTTGATGCTGCAGTCACATTTCCATGGGTTATCCTGCAGATACACCTCCTTCAACCCTAAATCAATCAGAGATGTCAATAACATGTTAGACTTAACAGATAGGAATACATTTGTTTTCCTGTTTTCGACCACACACTATAGAATTTTTGAAGTCATTATACCGTATTATGTACCTCTGTTTAAGATCTGTGGATCCTACATCCTGACATAACATCACATGAAAAACCGAGGTGCGTATACAATGTTTTCAGAATTTTAAGGTAAAGATGAATCAGTTGAATGATTATTTTATAAGCAAAGTTTCCAGCAAGAGTCTTCTGCTTTCTCAGTCGAATGAGCCAGATTACTGACTCTTACcttttgtctttaatggctCTTGGGCCCTGTTTAGCGCACTTCTCATAATCTTTAGCCCCCATCTAAAAAGAGTCAATCCCAGAGACCCTTcccatgttaaaatggccaaaattacagctgaaaaaaaatatgtttacagcctggtacaaaaagtggttttggtctatatagcTAATTTcaccttcatgacaactttgAGGGgggatcattttttttaaactcatccatttaaattatattcagATACTGCATAATTAACGGTGTGggcactttgagtgacaggtggattgtaCCTCAGCTCCATCCACGTctcgcctctttgcccattttcagttGTCCGTGACGCACGATGAAGCACTGCCAAGATGGCCCACTTGCCAAGAAGCCCACTTTGGgcttcaaaaatgctcttcagaaaCCCGTTTTATTCAGTCTGTTTTCGAGTACCTCTAGAAAAGTGGTCAAAAGTAGACAAACTCGAAACGTTTTACACCACTTGATGCGATCAActaaaacacatcttaataccaggtgtaaacagggcctaggAGCCCCTGTCCCAATCATTGAATAGTTATGCTGAACGGAGTACCACTGGACTTGACTGCAGCGACCAAACAGCAAATTCAAAATAAAGAATCGTGCTAAATATACAACCGAGTCTCCTGGTTTTTCGCTTCTGAGTTTCCTACACCTGCTAGCAATTATCTTGAGAAACCCATATTCTTTTCTATTACATTGTGCTCCATCTAGATAAACACAGAAGCATGTCTCATGGTAACACCCCCTAAGAAACAAGTCAGATGTGTCGGGAACCTTAATCCAGCCTAATATGGTGTTTCCTTAGAACTGATAGTAAGCTAGTCATTCGGGCAACCCATCTACTAGGTTTTAAATATTCGATTTTGAAAATCCTAATTCTTACCTTGCATGTTGGCTAGCATGTTGCCATCAATGGCATGAAGTCGATTCCCACTTAAGCCCACATGAGTAAGTTTAGGTGTATGGCGGAATACGTCAGCTGGCAGGCTCTCAATTTCATTCTTTCTGATATAAAGCTCCTGCAGATTGGAAAGACCTTCTAGTGTGGACGCAGTAAGTGTGGAGAGCAAATTGTTGTCCAGCACCAGCATCTCAAGACCAATCAGGGGCCCAAAGGTCCCAGCTTGAATATTATTCAGCTTGTTGTTGTCCAAGTTGAGAAAAAGCAGCTCTTCAAGTCCAACAAAGGCTTTGGGCGAGATCCTTTGGATGCGGTTCAAAGAAAGGTCCAGAACTTTAAGGGCAATCAGAGGCTTGAATACATTTGGTGGGAGAGCAGTGAGGCCGTTTAAGGGCAGATCCAGCTCTGAGAGGTTCCTCATGCCAATAAACATGTTAGGTTTCAGGCTAGCTATCTGATTCTGGCCCAGCATGAGGAAGCGTAGGTTTAGGAGATCTTTGAAGCCCTTTACTGGAAGTTTGGACATTCTGTTTCCTTGCAGATTCAAAAGCATCAATCGCTGGGCACCAGCAAATGCTTCAGGGTGTATTGATTTGATTGAGTTTCGCTCCAAGTTTACGCTTTCGATTTTTGGGACTGAGCTCAGGATGTTGTTTGGGAGGTCCTGTAGAAAATTTTCACcttgaaaataaagaaacaaaatgaagcaAAAGAGGATGGTTTGATTGGTGATGATGTAGCAAACATCGCTATGTTCATACTAAGGGTTAAGAACTTGAGTGCAAACAGTCAGGTCccggaagttttttttttttttttaaacaatcatATTTAGCAAattcctggtgaaaaactacatgaGCCTAAAAAAGAAAGTTCCAGCAGTCAGAGAAACAAAACATGCAAATCATGCCAAAAAATCTCTTTACTTCTTGCCCATTTCCATCAAGAACTGCAAATAAGGCGATAGCCAGTCTACTTATGCTCTCAAAGTacttaaatatttgtaatatgAAATATGTTGTTTCTATTTATGTCATCAACATCTTTAAATCAATAATTGTGTATTTTCCATTGTTTTTAATTAGGGCCCGAGCACAGATGGTGTAAGGACCCTATTGTAATAGCTCAGCCTGTCATTCTCCTTTTCCGAAATGGATCgcatttttgagggcctaaacatgCTTGAAAACTCAAGAAACTTTGCACatgatatgggtttcagaattaggtaTGACAAAATCTTCAAGTATGAAATTTGGTAGACACATGTAACACCCCAATACCAACAAAAAAAGTCCCTGGGAGTAAAATCTGAACAGGAAGTGATATATTTGGAATTTTCTCTGCCAGATTTTTGCTATTTCCAGACGCTGTACTTTAACAGGCTCCTCATAGCGATTTCATAAGATCAACATCGTATTTGGTCAGTCTTCTCTAAAAGCCTTTGTGACATCAAATTGCGCAgattttgagttttccctgaagGGTGTGTCCATGGAGGCCTGACAAAGTTTGATGTTTCGCCATGAAACAGAAAGTTGTTGTAATTTGGGCATACAATATGTGATCTGCCTCAAACTTAACATGTTTTATTAGAGTCCTGGCATGAAGATGTCTTCAGGTCAGGACTCTAATAAAACATGTTACGTTTctatattcaatattcaataagtttctatatttaaatattcagttACAGACATAGTGCCATCTGTGGGCAACAGGAAATGTTTTACAATGTGATTAACTCCTCATAGAGATTTAACCAGAACATCACATTTGGCCAGTCTAATCTTAAGGCTGCAACGATGTTAAATTGTGAAGATATTGAGTTTTTCCTCTGTTTCAAAAGTCTGTTTCACCTCTGAAATGAATCACATTTATGAGGGCCtatcatgctcgaaaactcatgaaactttgcacacgcatcagaagggGCGAAGATTTACGTCTGTTATTAGTTTCAGAAATAGGGGATTCAAAATGGCTCAATAGGGCCACCTACAAATtttctttgcattttttttattttaacagataaacatcaaatttggtcagtctaatcttaaaggagtacttcagcagTGAggagatgaatctgtatttaaactgggtcattaatgtagtaatgtagtgaaattatttttttattttgtaatttctagactgagaaaagacagaaaatgtatttttgtctcatggggatgactgcttcgctgccctacaaggccactctcaaagccaccgctactagattactgaatcactttcactttcccaccgcgacaGCGTtctttttcataaaatcagttcagttagagaacagacactacaattaaaaactgaacgtgtctgttcaatatgtgatttagccgctgagggtgTCTCACAGCCCAAAATGCTGCTGGAGTCACATtcacagtcatggatgagcttgtgatgagagctgaggtaaacgtgtCCGCTGCATAGATTCACAGctcatgttcagtctggcgcgttttcagtccatgcctttgaaagcttaactttcataggaattagtttgagaagttgaaagactaactttgctctgctggccgcacagtttaaacatgaatgcctgaggctgcagctacgaactgagtgctgtgagtgtgatgtCCATCCCCCACGcttgagttgaaaacatgcggaaatggctccctctgctggctgtagtctttagcctctggccaacaattcctccgatgGTGCAAAtggacgatatttgcatcatgggaagaatttttccagaaataaaatgcataaatctcttgtctcagggggatatgaggaggggaagcacaatcattcaaatatactccagggtttctactgatacaaagccatatgctaatcgctgaagtaaccctttaaggccttACCAATGTTAAATTGTGAAGATCTTGGGTTTTTGCTAAAAGGCGTGTCCGTGGCAACCTGACAAAGTTTGTTTCGCTATAAAACAGAAAGCTGTTTTATGTCAAGCATGTCCAGAAATTGCATGCTTTACACTGTAATCCAATCCCATAAACGCATTTAAATGTGCCAAGACGTACccaacatgctagaaacatgttAAATCAAGCAACACTTGGCTAAGTGCTAATGTATGCACCACCAAACGGGACGTTGCTGTAACTCAGGCATACAATGATCAACCTGTCTTAAACTTGGGTGTAGtcaaaaatataaacaataccCAACCCTTTTAGTTATTATTAAAGACGTTAAGTCTTGTACCTtaacaacgtttttttttttttttaaatacctaTGGGAAAATACTTCTGGAACCAATGCCACTGAAAAACTGAACACTGCACTGTTGCACTTGTACAGACAATACCTTAAATTCTGCagctgatttatatatatatatattgaatgaGAAACCTGAGCTGTATCAAGGGACAAGAATGGAGTCCTGAACCAAAAACTTTTAATGGTAATTTAGATAGAGATATTCTGGATTGAAAATAGGGTACATTCTGAACAGGTAAGGAGTAAATTAAAGTTACAAGAAGATTCTATTACTAAGAACATTGCACTATTACTGAGAACATTGCTGCTCACCCATTTTTAGGATCCACGAGTCCAAAGGGAGTTTGAGTGGCATGCTCTGAAGTCCCTTCTTTTGACAGTTTACTTCAGTCTTTTCCGTACTGGATTTCTGGCTGCATTTACAAGCAGTGGGGCAGTTTTCCACGGCCTCTGCAACCCACAGCCACAACATGGCTAACCCTGCAACCAGCTTCATAGCTGAAAACACGCAGAGCCATTGATTTAATTATGTCACGAAGGACATTATAATCCTACCGAAAAGAGCATTAGAGGTATTAGTGCAAAGAGAAACCCACATTTTGCCTTAAAACGGACATACCGTTTGTGTTAGATGCAAATTAGTCATGCAGACTTACCTTGTGATCAGATGCTAAATGGACGTCTCAGTTCAACTCTGCTTTTTCACGCAAAGCAAGCCGTTCTGTGCTCGGAGGAAGTCTGAAATGAGCCGAAATGTTTGCCCCTCTAGCAAAGTGAGAGCTCTGCACAACTCCCAGCACAGCACGTTGGTGAGAAAAATGACATGCACAGATCATGACAGGTTTCCCTGCCAAACGAACTCCTGCGTCCCTAGAGAAAAATCTGCCGGCATGCGTTTTGGCGTGGGTGTGTGAATTCACAGGGCACCTTATGCACGGCTTTGATTGTTTAACTTGGCAAAGGTACGGTCTGGTTCACGGCAGACTGATGTCACTGTTATATCAGTGAGCTGCACACGTGATAATAGGGCAGGTCGATGAGCACCGGTGATCGGTGGAGTCGCCGCAATCGCTCGGCCCTCGGAGAGCCTGCTGAGCTGATAAGGACAAGGACCTCATACATCTTTCCCCTTGGGCTTTTCTTGGCATTGTCCGCCAGGATTAACAGTAAGAGCGAGTCACAGTTTCTCAGTTTCTCGCGAGCATCATCAGTGTCACTCTCGTTTATGCGGCCCGAGCGCTTTGAAAGAGGAGGGCTGGCTGCAGGAAACGCGCAGACCTCCAGAGATGTTATTACAGCTGTGTCTTTAAGTTTGACGTGTCTGCTCACCGAGATGATTTTATTGCGCGATAAAGACGAAAACTCTTTCGAGGACCGCCAACAGCAACACAATATGCAAGCCATCTGGAGCAGCATAATTATAATTTTCTCCAGCACCAAGCTGAGAAAAACCAACGCACCACCTCTAGCCACCCAAAAAGAGGAGCAGTCAGAGCAGATGACAAAAACGCCTGCGTGATTGTGATTTATGTGTTAATGCTGCATCTGTTCTTTAACAATTATTAATTTCTGTATCaagtaaacaacaacaacaacacaaacagcTAGAAAAATAAATGCTTAAAATGGATTCCATGACTGCTTTTACTGCGTTCATGAAAAAGCTACTTCTTTTAACATCAGTGAATCCCCAATCAAATGTGTTAATAAAACTGCATCTCAAATAGATTTTTCAATGCACTATAGCTCTGCGCTCATGCTCACTGATGCCAAATAGTGCCAAAACCGGACAAATTCCTATAATTTCCAGTGCCGTAATAAATTGCAAATGGAGCCAATCAACCGTGGCATGCTGCAGACAAGAACAAAAAAGACTCTGGCTGAAGACAAAACCTCACATACATTCTCAGATTTATGTCCACCCCCAATGCCTAGGCTCTATTAAAAATGCCCATCTTGCTCTGAAAAGGAGGAAACAATGGTTAACCTTTTATATCAGTCCCTGGCGAGTTATGATAAATGTACCCGGCTTGGAGCAACACTATTAAACACAGTTGAATGGATTTTTGAACGGACACGGATTGGATTTCACGTGATACAACAATATTTGACTTTGATCAAACGGTTGTTTATACAGTCACAAAAAGTACGTGTTCGAATGTGTCAAACTCACAGGACATTGTCTTGGGAAAGAAGAAAAGAGTCTCATTTGAAAGTGAAAAGCACTTCACACAGATCCAGGCTAACAGATGTTGTCTGTAATAAAGTACAATTTAGCATGACACTAAAACCAATTAGCTGTCTAATGTGCACGTTCATGGGTACTTCATTTGTTGCGCATTGGCCAAGGAACTAAATGGTTTCATGCATCAGTCACTTTTGTCATTTCCCTTGATGGGGGAAGTGATACTCTGACACTAGATCCTTCACCCCAGGAgcctaaaataaacattcttaTGCCAGTTGACCAATCACAGAGCAAAGCTTACATCAATTGTACATCACATTGCTGACATCTAGTGTTAGACTGTAGCTAATGCATAAGAATATCACTGATGTGTCTAAAAGGCCTGTCCCAATACCCAcaattgcatgttttttatggaatgtggaaatatttattataaatgaattATCCGTTTcacttcattattttttttaattcatgtgcCCTCAATCTTTAACTCATCTTGCAGCAGCatctcatctcttctctgatgatgtgtttactggCGCGAAACACCatgtgtttggtcgcttctaacttgatctccgtttggtaccatagtgaatgaactgggtttagtgggctaagctaaatgctatcagactgtcaccgcgcgtcaaagagattaagtgcacgcactgagacgagagaggtatgtgttcaaatcgtcttagttaaggaaataacagtttaatatgaaaaagtggtgaagtatccctttaagacaagtcatttcactcggcggccatctttgaaatgCCTTTCGGGCATAATAGTGCAGATCCTATTTCTCTTTGAATggggaaacatcaaattttccAAAACTGCTCGCCAAGTTTAGGATTAAATTTCACatttgaaatcaccaatgaaatcCAAAAACAACTGTCTCATAAGTTGTCTCTAAATGCTCGAATCatggcaaaaaaataataataattcagccAAAGGGCAAAGGACAAAGCTAATGCGCATACGCAATCCTGAATGTGCATCTCAGAACAATGCCTGTTTCTGTAGTAATTGGagcttttaaagggggggtgaaatgctgtttcatgcatactgagctttttacactgttaaagacctggattcccatcctaaacatagacaaagtaaaataaaaaaaactaatgttggacgtttgatggagtatttctgtgtcaaacatACTCCGTCCGGTTTCTCaaaagtttcggagagtttttttcgagtatggctcgacttgacgttactagagcggaaggtccttgtatgggccgtacgggctcttctcccggtagggtgcgcaggcgcgtgactagagcgagagaggaaatgcacgcccatacactcccgccgcgctccactttattcctatctgtgacatcaagcgacttcaacgcttcagcacagcaagtcactgctgtcaggacttccccaaatcataccaaagaagtgtgtttttgacagagcggtcccagcgataaaggttcggtcctgctttggaagcagccggtgagtaaaactgcttcaaatgtttaTGCTgttgtcgcgtgagtaaacatcagttagtcgcatacaatagtccataaaccgaatcatgtcctcataaactgcgaggaaacacacacaaatgttgacaggccactaaatacagtacataccacagagacggacgtcctgctgctactgtttctcctgttcaatttatttcagcctggatcatatatctattagctgagctggatagccatgggtttctccacgcttgaggacgtcaccgctttgcgctctcGTCAttttttagctccgcccactggatacgcctccaggcgctcgtttttttccggaaagactcggtacagcccatatttcttttataaatacaataaaactaaagacttttcggagatatgaaggatgcaatactactctataggtactcaagattggcatgagattgactgaaactgagtgttcccccccacccccccaccctTAAGGAAAGCTGCAGGGACGCGATGACTTTACTGATCAATACACTTACACTTAGAAGGTGGTGCTTAAAGGCGCACTATGaaggtaaaataattaaataacttggccagtgttatatattttgttcagttgagttctttaaaatatcccaaatgtttccaactatttgtaaattctgagaaaattgctatttcaACCAATTAACTGggatgtctgagggagtcgcctgtcaattatgtcatatctgcgttaccctcggtttctgttttttgtttgtttggcagaaacgctttactcttagcagtgtgaacaagtgtcacagcagccgctgagcgaacgcacagagtaacgtcataacatcattttaaacacacttaaatgtatctgatatgataaacagagctgcgctACCTCATACATGACAGGAAAAGCGTAAAttactgtgtcccgtcataataaaagtcctgttgctcgcgagccgtgtgtttgcgtaacaatcgctccagcggccttgctcagctccctcaacactcggtcctgctctgcttcacactacagtaacgttaataatcgcatccatgaacatgatttctgcccgattcctatcccgattcttttccaccggctgtgaggtgaagaccacatgtccgaAGATTCTCCGCTCAAACTAGGCATCATCAAAccatgcctttgttttgaataggcgccctctagtggatggTAAAATTACATAGTGTAGTTTTAATCATCATATTGGCCATTGCACTTTCCATTCATACGTACTAGTTTAATAATGGAGAGACTTTCGTTTGTGTTTTTGACCAACACTGTTAACGTTACGTGACATGAGAACAATTCGTTATTTCGGTTTGTATGTTAGCAGGGACTCACTAACTTTAATTGTAACTTAAAGAGAGTATGAAAACCAGAAAATCCTCTCAGGATACCTGGAATCAGTGTTAAAGTACCCCAGCCACAGcgttttaccatttttgtagAATAAACACCATCAAACTGATGACAGCTTCATTTTTTCCCATGTTTCTCTTTGGCGCTGAAACCTAAAGTTGGTCGAGGTGAGTAAGCAAGAAATGCTCAACTGCCATTGGGTCATCTGCATTCGAGAGGAGGGGCTTACCCGATAAGTCAATTGTACTATTAGTATAGGCTATACTTCTTTAAAACTAAAATGAGGAAGTATACTTTCAGTCTTCTTCTTATGAACGTCTCAGAAATGTACTTAAAATTACACTGAAATATGCAGTGCGTAATATTTATGAGACAGAATATTTATGATATCTAtcgacagaaatgcaatataatatacataactatgctTTCTGTGCTGTATAACTACTAGGGATGCAAccatacagttagtccacggttcaatacatatcTCAGTTTTTAACCACCGTTTTCGGttcagttcattttttttttgttgctattCTATTAGGCAACAGGTACAGAAAGAGgctaaggagaaaatgtttttattgctatACTCTTTCttcattttactta harbors:
- the si:dkey-1j5.4 gene encoding leucine-rich repeat-containing protein 15, with product MKLVAGLAMLWLWVAEAVENCPTACKCSQKSSTEKTEVNCQKKGLQSMPLKLPLDSWILKMGENFLQDLPNNILSSVPKIESVNLERNSIKSIHPEAFAGAQRLMLLNLQGNRMSKLPVKGFKDLLNLRFLMLGQNQIASLKPNMFIGMRNLSELDLPLNGLTALPPNVFKPLIALKVLDLSLNRIQRISPKAFVGLEELLFLNLDNNKLNNIQAGTFGPLIGLEMLVLDNNLLSTLTASTLEGLSNLQELYIRKNEIESLPADVFRHTPKLTHVGLSGNRLHAIDGNMLANMQGLKEVYLQDNPWKCDCSINSLVHYVSQTRANHSPLQRLRCSSPEEFRDRPIHQLKSEDLPCRA